One window from the genome of Carassius carassius chromosome 15, fCarCar2.1, whole genome shotgun sequence encodes:
- the LOC132157938 gene encoding uncharacterized protein LOC132157938 yields the protein MFFDNLFSVLDKHRFAAQDIWNMDETGITTVQNPEKIVARKGVKQVGAVTSAERGTLITLACAVNALGNSIPPMFIFPRKKIHPSFTSNGPPGCIGTANGSGWMQGENFLVFLKHFQTHTKSSLESKVLLILDNHTSHLSVDGIDFCKSHGIVLLSFSPHCSHKLQPLDRSVYGPLKRLVYNCRDSWMKAHPGATMTIYDLPGIVKSALPRAASPAIIQAGFACTGIWPFNRNIFTESNFAPSLVTDLPVPAVTPEVPSSSTSPSPNVATVASSMPLRASSPVTPCVVSKPEPEPSSFAMDTIFSALSIRPHPKAGPRKQTTKSRKRRETAVLTDTPVKKQLEAEKSRSAAKRKMNFSNNKKSKPKKQKTQDSSDDENEFCIVCLESFSRSRVVWLQCWSCKAWAHKD from the exons ATGTTTTTTGACAACTTGTTTTCTGTCCTGGACAAACACAGATTTGCTGCACAGGATATCTGGAACATGGATGAAACAG GAATCACCACAGTgcaaaatcctgaaaaaattgtGGCTAGAAAGGGAGTCAAGCAAGTAGGTGCAGTCACCTCTGCAGAACGGGGGACACTAATTACACTTGCCTGTGCAGTGAACGCCTTGGGGAATTCCATCCCACCAATGTTCATCTTCCCCCGGAAAAAAATCCACCCTTCCTTTACCAGCAATGGCCCTCCTGGCTGTATCGGCACAGCAAATGGGTCTGGGTGGATGCAAGGGGAGAACTTTTTGGTCTTCCTCAAGCACTTCCAGACTCACACCAAGTCCTCACTGGAGTCAAAAGTGCTGCTAATTCTGGACAACCATACCTCCCACCTTTCTGTGGATGGGATTGATTTTTGCAAGAGCCATGGCATCGTCCTCCTCTCATTCTCCCCACACTGTTCCCATAAGCTGCAGCCCTTGGATCGCAGTGTATATGGGCCACTGAAGAGGCTGGTATACAACTGCCGTGACAGCTGGATGAAAGCTCATCCAGGAGCCACAATGACCATTTATGATCTGCCAGGCATTGTGAAGAGTGCCCTTCCCCGTGCTGCATCACCGGCAATTATTCAGGCAGGATTTGCATGCACTGGAATTTGGCCTTTTAATAGGAATATTTTCACTGAAAGTAACTTTGCACCATCCCTAGTCACAGACCTCCCAGTGCCAGCAGTCACACCAGAGGTTCCATCTTCCTCTACATCTCCATCACCCAATGTTGCAACGGTGGCATCCTCCATGCCACTTAGAGCATCATCCCCTGTCACACCATGTGTGGTGTCAAAGCCTGAGCCTGAGCCATCATCCTTTGCTATGGACACAATTTTTTCAGCTCTGTCCATCCGTCCACACCCAAAAGCTGGCCCAAGAAAGCAGACGACAAAGAGCAGGAAAAGAAGGGAAACCGCGGTCCTTACAGATACTCCCGTGAAAAAACAACTTGAGGCCGAGAAAAGCAGGTCTGCAGctaaaagaaaaatgaatttcagcaacaacaaaaaatccaaACCAAAGAAGCAGAAAACTCAGGACTCATCTGATGATGAAAATGAATTCTGCATTGTGTGCTTGGAAAGCTTCTCCAGGTCAAGGGTGGTCTGGCTCCAGTGCTGGTCCTGTAAAGCCTGGGCACACAAAGACTGA